A genomic segment from Patescibacteria group bacterium encodes:
- a CDS encoding response regulator transcription factor translates to MRILVVEDEKKIADAIKKGLEQESFAVDVAYDSDEGLSMATVEQYDVMIFDRMLPGLLEGVDIVKELRRQQIHTPVLLLTAKDGVGDRVGGLNAGADDYLVKPFAFEELVARVRALMRRPQESTGTVLKIDDLTLDTSTYEVKRAGKKVELTTKEFALLEYMMRNQNQTLTKNNIIQHVWDFDSDVLPNTVEVYVGYLRNKIDKPFKGPNLIHTSRGFGYKLAVE, encoded by the coding sequence ATGCGAATTCTGGTAGTTGAAGACGAAAAAAAGATTGCGGACGCTATTAAAAAGGGACTCGAGCAGGAGTCTTTTGCGGTTGATGTTGCCTACGATAGCGACGAGGGATTGTCGATGGCGACGGTTGAGCAGTACGACGTAATGATTTTTGATCGAATGCTCCCCGGTCTACTTGAGGGGGTGGATATCGTTAAGGAACTCCGTCGGCAACAAATTCACACCCCAGTACTGTTACTGACGGCCAAAGACGGAGTCGGTGATCGAGTTGGCGGGTTGAATGCCGGCGCCGACGACTATTTAGTAAAGCCGTTCGCGTTTGAGGAACTGGTGGCCCGGGTGCGGGCACTGATGCGCCGACCGCAAGAAAGCACCGGCACGGTTTTAAAGATTGATGATCTAACGCTGGATACCTCAACCTATGAGGTTAAACGGGCGGGCAAAAAGGTGGAGCTGACGACTAAGGAGTTTGCGCTGCTAGAGTATATGATGCGCAACCAAAACCAGACTTTAACCAAAAACAACATCATTCAGCATGTATGGGATTTTGATTCCGATGTGCTGCCAAATACGGTTGAGGTGTACGTTGGCTACTTGCGTAATAAGATAGATAAACCGTTTAAAGGTCCAAATTTAATCCATACCTCCAGGGGGTTTGGCTATAAGTTGGCGGTGGAGTAA
- a CDS encoding HAMP domain-containing histidine kinase, translating to MFRSAIVKLTAAYLGILMIISLGFSAAVYQVSYNALDESLRLQIEAIQHQPRFRYLPPTADFLQIHDEQLEQGRDRIAFKLLLVNLIVLVVGGVGSYWLAGRTLRPIEDALESQTRFAADASHELRTPLTAMRTEIEVALRDKSLRVADAKNLLESNLEEIDKLRSLANSLLTLSRYQAGGRVVFTQTDTKTVLDIAVKRVEAITKETGAVIKVVGDKVSLRGEQESLVALVVILLENAMKYRQAKPKIEVAVRRVGRRAEIEVKDNGIGIKEQDLPKIFDRFYRADASRSKSVEGYGLGLSIAKQIAAMHHGTITASSKTGKGTTMVVALPLNQPKQSLPV from the coding sequence ATGTTTCGTTCGGCCATTGTTAAGCTAACCGCCGCCTACCTGGGCATCTTAATGATTATTAGTCTTGGTTTTAGCGCGGCGGTATACCAGGTTTCGTATAACGCCCTGGATGAAAGTTTACGCTTGCAAATTGAGGCAATTCAGCACCAGCCGCGGTTTCGCTACCTGCCACCGACGGCTGATTTTTTGCAGATTCACGACGAACAGTTGGAGCAGGGGCGAGACCGCATTGCCTTTAAACTTTTACTGGTAAACCTGATTGTTTTAGTTGTTGGAGGGGTTGGTAGTTACTGGTTGGCTGGTCGCACTTTGCGTCCGATTGAGGACGCGCTGGAGTCTCAGACGCGTTTTGCGGCCGATGCCTCACATGAACTACGGACGCCGCTAACGGCCATGCGAACCGAAATCGAGGTGGCATTACGCGACAAAAGCCTCAGGGTCGCGGACGCCAAAAACTTATTAGAAAGTAATCTTGAGGAGATCGATAAGCTGCGCAGTTTGGCGAACAGTCTACTAACTTTGTCGCGTTACCAGGCCGGCGGTCGAGTGGTATTTACCCAAACCGATACCAAGACGGTACTGGATATTGCGGTTAAGCGAGTGGAGGCCATAACCAAGGAGACCGGTGCCGTAATCAAGGTGGTCGGCGACAAGGTGAGCTTGCGGGGTGAACAGGAAAGTCTGGTGGCACTGGTGGTGATCTTACTCGAAAATGCGATGAAATATCGTCAGGCCAAACCCAAGATAGAGGTAGCGGTGCGGCGGGTGGGTCGTCGCGCTGAGATCGAGGTTAAGGATAATGGCATTGGTATAAAAGAGCAGGACTTGCCTAAAATTTTTGATCGCTTTTACCGAGCCGATGCCTCTAGGTCTAAATCGGTTGAAGGCTATGGGCTTGGCCTATCGATTGCTAAACAGATAGCCGCTATGCATCACGGGACGATCACGGCTAGCAGCAAGACCGGCAAGGGTACGACCATGGTGGTAGCTTTACCGCTCAACCAGCCCAAACAAAGTTTGCCGGTTTAA
- a CDS encoding DUF3459 domain-containing protein, translating into MNGEVRSAGLETTEWWKGGLIYQIYVRSFFDSNDDGIGDLQGVIAKLDYLQELGVDGIWLSPITVSANADWGYDVIDYYNVDPDLGTLEDFDQLIAEAHSRSIKVITDFVPNHTSTKHPWFQNALTGRGATYRDWYIWADPKYGRRPPSNWRSAFGGGAWKYHPSTKQYYLHNFLTDQADLNWRNPKVRQEFEKIMKFWFGRGVDGFRIDVFNMLIKDDRFRDNPGVRDNDGLEVKLLGQRPVYNISRPELHDILKSWRDIAESYKEHKLLLGESTLLYNVRQLASYYGSHDELQLAFNLMFIHTPFRAKDLRRVVERTEAAIVAPDWPVWTGSNHDQPRFPSRWAAGDPRRARLALMMLLTLRGTPVLYYGDEIGLVNTNVPPWKLKDPVGRRLWPIYPGRDRARTPMPWADVAGGGFTDPDVTPWLPFGDLNKYSVGTQWQLKDSTWNFTRDLVALRRRLPDLQTGRYGSLSVAPNVWAWERGKATKVVLNMSSQPQDINGLVGQVEIGTNRQRDGEIITQHLYLEPWEGVVLTAVPGAKTGKQPASKAKLKVSRSKSRHR; encoded by the coding sequence ATGAATGGCGAGGTGAGATCAGCTGGTTTAGAAACAACCGAATGGTGGAAGGGCGGACTAATCTACCAGATTTACGTGCGCTCTTTTTTTGACAGCAACGATGACGGAATTGGCGATTTGCAGGGCGTAATTGCTAAACTGGACTACCTGCAAGAACTGGGCGTGGACGGAATTTGGCTGTCCCCCATAACGGTGAGCGCCAACGCCGATTGGGGCTACGACGTGATTGATTATTACAATGTTGATCCCGATTTGGGAACGCTGGAGGACTTTGATCAGCTCATTGCCGAAGCTCACAGCCGTTCGATCAAGGTCATTACCGACTTTGTACCTAATCACACCAGTACTAAGCACCCATGGTTTCAAAACGCTCTTACCGGCCGAGGAGCAACCTATCGGGATTGGTATATCTGGGCCGATCCAAAGTATGGGCGGCGGCCGCCGTCAAACTGGCGCTCCGCATTTGGCGGTGGAGCCTGGAAGTACCATCCATCAACCAAGCAGTACTACTTACACAACTTCCTTACCGATCAAGCTGACCTAAACTGGCGCAATCCAAAAGTGCGCCAGGAGTTTGAGAAAATTATGAAGTTTTGGTTTGGTCGTGGCGTTGATGGGTTCAGGATAGATGTGTTTAACATGCTGATTAAGGACGATCGCTTTAGGGACAATCCAGGTGTTCGCGATAACGACGGGCTAGAGGTTAAACTACTGGGGCAGCGGCCGGTTTATAACATTTCGCGGCCGGAATTACATGACATCCTAAAGTCCTGGCGCGACATTGCGGAATCGTACAAAGAGCACAAGCTGCTGCTGGGCGAGAGCACTCTGTTGTACAACGTGCGTCAGCTCGCCTCCTACTACGGCTCGCACGATGAGCTGCAACTAGCCTTTAACTTGATGTTTATTCACACCCCGTTTAGGGCTAAAGACTTGCGCCGAGTGGTTGAGCGAACCGAAGCGGCGATTGTGGCCCCGGATTGGCCGGTATGGACCGGTTCAAACCATGATCAGCCAAGATTCCCGAGTCGTTGGGCCGCCGGCGATCCGCGGCGAGCGCGTCTGGCACTCATGATGCTGTTGACCTTACGGGGAACCCCGGTGCTTTATTACGGTGATGAGATTGGCTTGGTTAACACCAACGTACCGCCATGGAAGTTAAAGGATCCGGTAGGGAGGCGACTGTGGCCAATCTACCCTGGGCGAGATCGAGCTCGTACCCCGATGCCGTGGGCCGATGTTGCTGGCGGCGGCTTTACCGATCCTGATGTCACGCCGTGGTTGCCGTTTGGTGATCTAAACAAATACAGCGTGGGTACACAGTGGCAGCTCAAGGACTCAACCTGGAACTTTACCAGAGATTTAGTGGCTTTGCGCCGTCGTTTGCCCGACTTGCAGACCGGCCGTTATGGTTCGTTGTCGGTCGCGCCAAACGTGTGGGCCTGGGAGCGTGGCAAGGCGACCAAGGTGGTATTAAATATGTCATCACAGCCACAGGATATAAACGGTTTGGTTGGTCAGGTTGAGATTGGAACCAACCGTCAACGCGATGGCGAAATCATCACCCAGCACCTCTACCTAGAGCCGTGGGAGGGCGTAGTATTAACGGCGGTTCCTGGTGCAAAAACCGGTAAACAGCCGGCCAGCAAGGCAAAGTTAAAAGTTAGTCGGTCGAAAAGTCGGCACCGATAG
- the murA gene encoding UDP-N-acetylglucosamine 1-carboxyvinyltransferase: MKNTISITGGKPLHGTVTIGGAKNAISKMMIASLLTDQPVTLRNVPDISEVDITADILEAVGARVIRDGNELNIHTPKITNTKVAKQSRQNRLSVLAISPLLHRAGHAELPLASGDNIGPRPVNFHINALKQMGATFEEKQGEYDAQTTGLHGATIHLPFPTVMGTENIILAATLAKGRTYIHNAAIEPEIVDLIKMLQQMGAIIEFRANRVIIIDGVERLGGVDFTVMPDRMEAASYAVAAIATGGDILVKGAKQDDMITFLNTLRRVGASYQIESDGIRFARGNQPLRGIELETDTHPGFMTDWQQPMVVLLTQAQGMSVIHETVFEDRFGYTEALRQMGANIGVFSKCLGELHCRFKGKGYKHSAIIGGATPLTATDIEMPDIRAGMAYVIAALVAPGTSRLSGVEHLIRGYGPTVTDKLSAIGADFSTD, encoded by the coding sequence ATGAAGAATACCATATCGATCACCGGCGGCAAGCCCCTACATGGCACAGTCACAATTGGTGGCGCCAAAAACGCGATTAGCAAGATGATGATCGCTAGCCTACTAACCGATCAGCCGGTCACCCTCCGCAATGTACCGGACATTAGCGAGGTCGATATTACGGCCGACATTCTTGAAGCGGTTGGCGCTAGGGTGATTCGTGACGGTAATGAGCTTAACATACACACCCCCAAAATCACCAACACCAAGGTGGCTAAACAGAGCCGCCAAAATCGACTCAGCGTGTTAGCGATTTCGCCCCTGCTGCACCGCGCCGGTCACGCCGAGCTGCCGCTGGCTAGCGGCGACAACATTGGGCCACGCCCGGTCAACTTTCATATTAACGCCCTCAAACAAATGGGAGCGACGTTTGAAGAAAAGCAGGGTGAGTACGACGCCCAAACCACCGGCCTACACGGGGCTACGATTCATCTGCCCTTCCCTACCGTTATGGGTACCGAAAACATTATTCTGGCCGCCACTCTAGCTAAGGGTCGGACCTATATTCACAATGCCGCGATCGAACCGGAGATTGTAGATTTAATTAAGATGCTGCAGCAGATGGGAGCCATTATTGAGTTCCGTGCCAATCGCGTGATTATTATTGATGGGGTTGAGCGCCTTGGCGGCGTTGATTTTACGGTTATGCCCGACCGCATGGAGGCCGCCTCCTACGCGGTCGCCGCTATTGCTACCGGAGGAGATATCCTGGTTAAGGGCGCCAAGCAGGATGATATGATCACCTTTCTTAACACTTTGCGGCGAGTGGGTGCAAGCTACCAAATCGAAAGTGATGGCATTCGGTTTGCGCGCGGCAACCAGCCGTTACGCGGTATTGAACTCGAAACCGACACTCATCCTGGCTTTATGACCGACTGGCAGCAGCCCATGGTGGTACTGCTAACTCAGGCTCAAGGTATGTCGGTGATTCACGAGACGGTGTTTGAGGATCGCTTTGGCTATACCGAAGCGCTGCGGCAAATGGGCGCCAATATTGGGGTGTTTTCTAAGTGCCTGGGGGAGTTGCACTGTCGCTTTAAGGGCAAAGGCTACAAGCACAGCGCTATTATTGGTGGCGCCACCCCTCTAACTGCAACCGATATTGAGATGCCCGACATTAGGGCCGGCATGGCCTACGTCATCGCCGCCCTGGTCGCGCCAGGAACCTCTCGCCTAAGTGGGGTTGAACATTTAATCCGCGGGTACGGCCCAACCGTTACCGATAAGCTATCCGCTATCGGTGCCGACTTTTCGACCGACTAA
- a CDS encoding ArsR family transcriptional regulator: MAKQSKVKLREKPKQTRKSEQAKTEAVAITKALGHPQRRQVIICLSVGDKAMSSPSKVADFIDEPLGTVSYHARKLLELGMIAEFDTTPARGAIEHHYRLTALGKRAFERITLDNPEEVDALLEPDES, encoded by the coding sequence ATGGCCAAGCAGTCCAAGGTGAAGCTTCGCGAGAAGCCGAAGCAGACTCGAAAGAGCGAGCAGGCCAAGACTGAGGCGGTGGCGATCACCAAGGCGCTCGGTCATCCGCAGCGGCGACAGGTGATCATCTGCCTTTCGGTCGGCGACAAGGCGATGAGCAGCCCCAGCAAGGTGGCTGACTTCATCGACGAACCGCTCGGAACCGTCAGCTACCACGCGCGAAAGCTCCTCGAACTGGGGATGATCGCCGAGTTCGACACGACGCCGGCTCGGGGCGCCATCGAGCACCACTACCGGCTCACCGCACTCGGCAAGCGGGCGTTCGAGCGCATCACGCTCGACAACCCCGAGGAGGTCGATGCTTTGCTCGAGCCCGACGAGTCGTAA
- a CDS encoding DUF4287 domain-containing protein — protein sequence MSFQAYLDNIEQKTGKTPNELIELAQAKGFDKDTKAGEIVDWLKQDFDLGRGHAMALVHVIKKGPMIGDKHVGSGGSHNDDSNELRLDGIKNR from the coding sequence ATGTCATTTCAAGCCTATTTAGACAACATTGAACAAAAAACCGGCAAAACGCCAAATGAGTTGATTGAGCTAGCTCAGGCCAAAGGCTTTGACAAAGATACTAAAGCGGGGGAGATAGTAGACTGGTTAAAGCAAGATTTTGATCTTGGACGTGGGCACGCGATGGCCTTGGTTCACGTTATTAAAAAGGGTCCGATGATTGGCGATAAGCACGTTGGGAGCGGTGGCTCTCACAATGACGATAGCAATGAGCTACGCCTTGATGGTATTAAAAACCGATAA
- a CDS encoding YqeG family HAD IIIA-type phosphatase produces the protein MFKSKVKSAIRPHHVVDSVLHIDVAMLRQSGVRYVVFDVDETLVQSRKNQIAALKVQHINSLRQAGLNILIGSNSRRDLSAIAESIGAVVVPASRVVQKPRKKYYHRITEAAAVPPHQIMMVGDRLLNDVVAAKRAGLKTTLVRPVKRRPGMVFLFLRRRYG, from the coding sequence ATGTTCAAATCCAAAGTTAAATCAGCTATACGTCCGCACCACGTTGTCGACTCCGTCCTGCACATTGATGTCGCTATGCTACGCCAATCCGGCGTGCGCTACGTGGTTTTTGATGTTGATGAAACATTGGTGCAGAGTCGTAAAAATCAGATTGCAGCGCTTAAAGTTCAGCATATTAATAGTTTGCGTCAGGCCGGCCTGAATATTTTAATTGGTAGCAATTCTCGACGCGATCTTAGTGCTATTGCCGAGTCGATTGGAGCCGTAGTAGTGCCCGCCAGTCGGGTGGTCCAAAAACCTCGAAAAAAATATTACCATCGTATTACTGAGGCAGCAGCAGTACCTCCCCACCAAATCATGATGGTGGGCGATAGGCTGCTAAACGATGTGGTTGCCGCCAAACGCGCCGGGCTAAAGACGACCCTAGTAAGGCCGGTCAAGCGGCGACCAGGGATGGTGTTTTTATTTTTGCGCCGGCGATACGGTTAA
- a CDS encoding DUF1801 domain-containing protein, whose product MGVVADYLKDLPEPQQTELRRVQAIIVKTAPEAEEVITYGMPGYKYKKKYLVSFAAFKDHMSLFPGAMPVEELADELQEHKTSKGTVQFTVEKPLSEDLITKLVGLSRDRIDGKLR is encoded by the coding sequence ATGGGAGTTGTTGCCGACTACTTAAAAGACCTACCGGAGCCACAGCAAACCGAGCTGCGGCGGGTTCAGGCAATTATTGTTAAAACTGCACCCGAGGCCGAGGAGGTAATAACCTATGGCATGCCAGGGTATAAATACAAAAAGAAATATTTAGTGAGCTTTGCAGCTTTTAAGGACCACATGAGTTTGTTCCCGGGCGCTATGCCGGTTGAGGAGTTGGCAGATGAACTGCAGGAGCACAAAACATCAAAGGGAACGGTTCAGTTTACGGTCGAAAAACCGCTCTCAGAAGATTTAATCACTAAACTTGTCGGTCTCAGTCGTGATAGAATCGACGGAAAGCTGAGGTAA